One genomic segment of Acomys russatus chromosome 6, mAcoRus1.1, whole genome shotgun sequence includes these proteins:
- the Selp gene encoding LOW QUALITY PROTEIN: P-selectin (The sequence of the model RefSeq protein was modified relative to this genomic sequence to represent the inferred CDS: deleted 1 base in 1 codon) has translation MSVLAVQNLYSESSQRFSTEFVWRHWLFVDTKRKFSCSFQAGCLKTSWKPRLGSVVLGAAQFIWLSAFISEFVNQKEVAAWTYNYSRTAYSWKLSRAFCRRHFTDLVAIQNWEEIDYLNNIIPYFSSYYWIGIRKINNKWTWVGTNKTLTEEAENWADNEPNNKGNNQDCVEIYIKRKVAPGKWNDEPCSKRKRALCYTASCRDTSCSQQGECIETIDNYTCSCYPGFYGPDCANVKGCGRFAIPQHALMKCSHPLRDISFNSWCIFCCDEGYKLNGASRVECLPSGIWADNPPQCKSVQCQSLEAPIHATMDCVHPHAAFAYGSSCTFECYPGYQVRGSDTLRCTSSGQWAKPLPTCEAIACEPLESPIHGSMDCSPSSGVLEYNSSCVFHCEEGFTLTGNDVVQCVDLGQWTAPAPVCEALQCPEFSVPSKTHMNCSDPFGALRYQSVCNFSCDEGSLLVGPSAIKCLSTGHWSWDPPECQAVTCTPLLSPQNGIMTCIQPHGDFTYKSTCQFTCDEGFYLSGPERLDCSSSGHWTGTPPLCEAIKCPEIFAPEQGSLDCYHAHGDFSVGSTCHFSCNEDFELEGSRNVECTVSGGWSASPPTCKGVTSLPIPEVQCPALMIPEQGTMSCKHHLGSFGLNTACYFGCKTGFTLRGTNSLRCGPSGQWTAVTPTCRAVKCSELHVDTGVMNCSNPWGKFSYGSTCTFQCPEGQLLNGSARATCQENGQWSATMPTCQAEPLTIQQALTYLGGAVASTAGLATGGTLLVLLRKRLRKKDDGKSPLNPHSHLGTYGVFTNAAFDPTP, from the exons ATGTCGGTTCTGGCAGTTCAGAATTTGTATTCA GAGTCATCCCAACGATTCTCAACCGAATTTGTATGGCGGCACTGGTTGTTTGTAGACACTAAAAGAAAGTTTTCTTGTTCGTTTCAGGCCGGCTGCCTAAAAACTTCCTGGAAGCCAAGACTTGGGAGTGTGGTGCTGGGAGCTGCTCAGTTCATCTGGCTCAGCGCTTTCATCTCTG AGTTTGTGAATCAGAAGGAAGTGGCAGCGTGGACCTACAACTACAGCAGAACAGCGTACTCGTGGAAATTGTCACGGGCCTTCTGCAGGAGGCACTTCACAGACTTAGTGGCCATCCAGAATTGGGAAGAAATCGATTACCTCAATAACATCATCCCGTACTTCAGCTCTTACTACTGGATCGGGATCCGAAAGATCAATAATAAGTGGACCTGGGTGGGCACCAACAAGACTCTCACGGAGGAGGCTGAGAACTGGGCCGACAACGAGCCCAACAACAAGGGCAACAACCAGGACTGCGTGGAGATCTACATTAAGCGGAAGGTGGCCCCCGGCAAGTGGAATGACGAGCCCTGCTCTAAACGAAAGCGGGCCCTGTGCTACACAG CCTCCTGCCGTGACACGTCCTGCAGCCAGCAAGGGGAGTGCATTGAGACTATTGATAACTACACCTGCTCCTGCTATCCGGGCTTCTATGGGCCAGACTGCGCAAACG TCAAAGGATGTGGACGGTTTGCCATCCCACAACATGCACTCATGAAATGCAGCCACCCACTGAGGGACATCTCTTTCAACTCATGGTGTATCTTTTGCTGTGATGAGGGGTACAAGCTGAATGGAGCCAGCCGGGTGGAGTGTTTGCCTTCTGGAATCTGGGCCGATAACCccccacagtgtaaat CTGTGCAGTGTCAGAGCCTGGAAGCTCCTATCCATGCAACCATGGACTGTGTGCACCCGCATGCTGCCTTTGCCTATGGCTCCAGCTGTACATTTGAGTGCTAT CCTGGATATCAAGTGAGGGGCTCAGACACACTCCGCTGCACTAGCTCGGGCCAGTGGGCCAAGCCATTGCCAACCTGTGAAG CCATTGCCTGTGAACCTCTGGAGAGCCCCATCCACGGGAGCATGGACTGCTCCCCGTCCTCAGGCGTCCTGGAATACAACAGCAGCTGTGTTTTCCACTGTGAGGAGGGCTTCACGCTGACAGGAAATGATGTCGTTCAGTGTGTTGACTTGGGACAGTGgacagccccagccccagtctGTGAAG CGTTGCAGTGTCCGGAGTTTTCAGTTCCAAGTAAAACCCACATGAACTGCTCGGACCCCTTTGGTGCCTTGAGGTACCAGTCAGTCTGCAACTTTTCTTGTGATGAAGGCTCACTCTTGGTGGGACCAAGTGCAATAAAATGCCTGTCTACTGGACACTGGAGCTGGGATCCTCCGGAATGCCAAG CTGTCACCTGCACTCCTTTGCTCAGCCCCCAGAATGGAATTATGACCTGTATCCAGCCTCATGGAGATTTCACATACAAATCCACATGCCAGTTCACCTGTGATGAAGGATTTTATCTATCTGGACCAGAAAGATTGGATTGTTCTTCATCTGGACACTGGACAGGCACCCCACCCTTGTGCGAAG CCATCAAGTGTCCAGAAATCTTCGCCCCAGAACAAGGCAGCCTGGATTGCTATCACGCTCATGGAGATTTCAGTGTTGGCTCCACCTGCCACTTCTCCTGTAATGAGGACTTTGAGCTAGAGGGTTCAAGAAACGTGGAATGCACCGTTTCTGGAGGATGGTCAGCCTCCCCACCAACCTGCAAAG GGGTAACATCACTTCCTATCCCAGAGGTACAATGTCCTGCACTCATGATTCCTGAACAAGGAACAATGTCCTGCAAACACCACTTGGGGAGCTTTGGTCTGAACACAGCTTGTTACTTTGGGTGCAAAACCGGATTTACACTTAGAGGCACCAACTCACTACGATGCGGGCCTTCGGGACAATGGACAGCAGTGACGCCCACGTGCAGAG CCGTCAAGTGCTCAGAACTGCACGTGGACACAGGAGTGATGAACTGTTCCAATCCCTGGGGAAAGTTTAGCTATGGATCAACCTGCACCTTCCAGTGTCCAGAGGGACAGTTGCTGAATGGCTCTGCAAGGGCAACGTGCCAAGAGAACGGCCAATGGTCAGCCACCATGCCAACCTGCCAAG CAGAGCCACTGACAATCCAGCAAGCTCTGACTTATTTGGGTGGTGCAGTGGCTTCCACAGCCGGTCTGGCGACAGGTGGGACACTCCTGGTTCTGCTAAGAAAGCGTCTCAGAAAAAAAG ATGATGGAAAATCCCCCTTGAACCCTCACAG CCACCTAGGAACGTATGGAGTCTTCACCAACGCTGCATTCGACCCAACCCCTTGA